The DNA sequence CATCGAGGTAGGCTTTATCGATGGCCCCTCTGTTCAGGATCAGTTCCTGGAAGGCATCGTCAAAAACCTGTTTTACCGCACCCCAGGAAGTATAGTCACCACCGGGTACACCGGAAACAATGCCGTTTTTCATCACATTGATTCCTTTGGCGATGATTTCATCTTCTGCTGAGTCACCCAGTTTGGCAATGGCTTCATCGATAGGAGGAATAAAGCCGCCTGTACCCCTGGCAATATTCACTGCCATCTCGGGCTCTGTCATATATTCAATGAATTTGACGGCCAAATCGGCATTAGGAGCACCATTAACCACGGCAAAACCGCTTGAACCGGCAATAGATCCGATTCCTTCGGGGCCTTTAGGAGCAGGTGCCAGAACGTATCCTGAAGGATTAGAGCGATAGGCTTCACCGCAGCGAACCATATGGGCTACTGTCAGCCAGGCTTCTCCGGTTTTCATGGGAGAAGAGACATTGTCATAGGGATTAACCGTAGGAGTGTAGGCGTCTTTCATGGCTGCCAGGACGTTCCAGGCTTTCAGGGCTCCAGGGGAGTTGATCACTGGGAATTCTCCACCATAGGACAGGAACATTCCGCCGTACATATAGATCAATGATTTCTGTGGAACACCGGTTACGGCTGTTTTTCCTTCACCCTCACCCTCGGCAATGGCGACGGCCCAGGCCACATATTCTTCCCAGGTCAGATCCTGTACATCCGCACCGGCCGGTAGATAGGGGAGCGCTTTTTTATTAGCAAGGAGCAGATACACATCGGCTCCAACAGGGGCGAAATACGTCTTGCCACCCCTGGATATGCTGTTTTTGAATGCTTTGGAGAATGTTCTGTCTTTCCAGTTTTCAACAGGAAGAGGAACAACATAGTCATTATCAATCCATTCAGCCATGCGGCTGTCGTGGGCAATGACAACATCCGTATTGACGCGTCCTGACTCTTTTTGAAAGGCGGCCCGCTTCAACAGTGGATCATCTTCAAGAATTTCAAACATGACGACACAGTTGTTCGCTTCTTCAAATCCGGGGAAAATTTCATCTATCAGAAACTGCTGTTCTCCCGGCTGAGAGTAGAGTCTGGATGATACGACCAATCTGGTGGGACCAGTCATATCTGCCTTGCCGCCTGCAAAAAGAGCAGGGGCCATGATCAGAGTGATGAATAGTAGGAATAAACCTATCCGTTTCATTAGAAAACCTCCATTAATTAACATGTGTTTTATTTGCTTTAATATGACATTCCTGACATGTCAAGTTGGAAAATGATAGACAATAGATCGATACCTGATATATTATGTACCTGTGCCGTCCCTGCTTGACTAGTTAAAGACGTCTGGCTGGATTGACCTGAAACAGGAGGAACCGTGACCATCCCCGTATATCAGACAATTATAAACACCATTCAGGAGTGGATTCAGAAAGGCAAATTTCAGAGTAATGACAAGTTGCCTTCCGAGACTCAATTGATGGAGGAATTCTCTACCTCCCGGATAACAGTGATCAGAGCCCTGAAAGAGATGGAACTGAAGGGGATCATCTACAGGCTGAAGGGGAAGGGGTCCTTTGTGGCCGAAGAAAAACCCAGATACCCCTCAGAGGGCCGGGTCATCTCCCTTGTTCTGCCTCACAAAGTGGACTTTTTTTCGGGGGGGCAGCAGTATGCCCACCAAATTTACAGCAGCTGTCAGGAAAGAGGATACCTTTGCAGCCTTCATTATTCGGATCAGTCCACCAGGAAGGAACGTCAAATTCTGGAAGAGATTGAGGGACACAATGTTGCCGGAGCGATTATCTATCCTATCAGCAACAGGAATGCTGCTATCTTGAGCCGCATGAGCATCAAGGGGTTTCCCATGGTCCTCCTGGATCGGAAGCTGGAAGAGCTCTCCCTTCCTGTGGTCACCTCTGATAATTTTCAGGGCGCTCTGAAAGCGGTAACTTATCTCGCCGAACGGGGGCATAAGAGGATCGGTTTTATCGGTGCCAAAGACAGCGATGTTGTGAGTGAGCGCTACCGGGGATATTGCTACGCCCTGACTGACAGCGGCATACCCATGGACATGGATCTCCTTATCACTCAATTCACCGGGAATACAGAGGATGAACGGAGCCAGTTAGATGAAAATGAGGCCCTTCATATTCTCAAAAAACTCAGGAAAAAGAATATTTCTGCCATCTTCTGTGTCAATGATCTGATAGCCTACCGTCTTCTTATGGCGGCACAGAAATTGAATATATCCGTACCCGAAGAACTTTCTCTGGTTGGTTTTGATAATCTGAAGTATATGGATGATACCAGCTGGAAACTGACCACCGTGGCCCAGGATTTCGAATCCATCGCCAGGGGCTGTGTCTCCATTCTGGTGGATATGATCGAGAAAGGAGTGGAAACGCATGTTGAAGATATGATAGTGCCCACCAGATTCCTGAAAGGGAACACCCTAGGCTGATGCAGACAATCCTACTGAATTTCTTCCAATCCATTGCCAGTCCCGGCCTGGACTTCCTTGCTGAGGGGATGACCATGCTGGGTGAAACCGGCGTTTATATTCTGATCATTGCCTCTTTTTTCTGGGGAATTTCCAAAAAAACGGGGATGATCCTGTCTTCCACCCTCTTGATTTCGCTGTTTCTCAATAACCTTCTGAAAATTATTTTTCACAGTCCCCGTCCCTTCGAAGTTCTGGATAACCTAGAAGGCAAACGCCTGGAAACGGCCACGGGATACTCCTTTCCCAGCGGTCATACTCAGGGAGCGTCCAGTTTTTATACGACCCTGATTTATCTCTTTCATAATAGGATGCTTCGGATTCTCTGCATCCTGGCCATCCTTATGGTGGGTATTTCCCGGCTCTACCTGGGAGTCCACTGGCCGGTGGATGTGCTGGGCGGCTGGATACTGGGGATTACTTCGGCCTGGATGATTGCATCGCTGATTGATCGCCTCTGGGAAGTGCCGGAAAAACTGGACAGGTTCCTTCTGATCTTCATT is a window from the Oceanispirochaeta sp. genome containing:
- a CDS encoding extracellular solute-binding protein yields the protein MKRIGLFLLFITLIMAPALFAGGKADMTGPTRLVVSSRLYSQPGEQQFLIDEIFPGFEEANNCVVMFEILEDDPLLKRAAFQKESGRVNTDVVIAHDSRMAEWIDNDYVVPLPVENWKDRTFSKAFKNSISRGGKTYFAPVGADVYLLLANKKALPYLPAGADVQDLTWEEYVAWAVAIAEGEGEGKTAVTGVPQKSLIYMYGGMFLSYGGEFPVINSPGALKAWNVLAAMKDAYTPTVNPYDNVSSPMKTGEAWLTVAHMVRCGEAYRSNPSGYVLAPAPKGPEGIGSIAGSSGFAVVNGAPNADLAVKFIEYMTEPEMAVNIARGTGGFIPPIDEAIAKLGDSAEDEIIAKGINVMKNGIVSGVPGGDYTSWGAVKQVFDDAFQELILNRGAIDKAYLD
- a CDS encoding GntR family transcriptional regulator, with product MTIPVYQTIINTIQEWIQKGKFQSNDKLPSETQLMEEFSTSRITVIRALKEMELKGIIYRLKGKGSFVAEEKPRYPSEGRVISLVLPHKVDFFSGGQQYAHQIYSSCQERGYLCSLHYSDQSTRKERQILEEIEGHNVAGAIIYPISNRNAAILSRMSIKGFPMVLLDRKLEELSLPVVTSDNFQGALKAVTYLAERGHKRIGFIGAKDSDVVSERYRGYCYALTDSGIPMDMDLLITQFTGNTEDERSQLDENEALHILKKLRKKNISAIFCVNDLIAYRLLMAAQKLNISVPEELSLVGFDNLKYMDDTSWKLTTVAQDFESIARGCVSILVDMIEKGVETHVEDMIVPTRFLKGNTLG
- a CDS encoding phosphatase PAP2 family protein — encoded protein: MQTILLNFFQSIASPGLDFLAEGMTMLGETGVYILIIASFFWGISKKTGMILSSTLLISLFLNNLLKIIFHSPRPFEVLDNLEGKRLETATGYSFPSGHTQGASSFYTTLIYLFHNRMLRILCILAILMVGISRLYLGVHWPVDVLGGWILGITSAWMIASLIDRLWEVPEKLDRFLLIFILLVALAVMVMVLLELFLFKDSLKRDDFFKGSGLLLGCFTGFLVERRLTDFDASQGAPLLKILRVVIGLAGVALLQGGLKMLLPDVFFSHLLRYGIMGLWITLFFPWFGCRIHLFSKRILKEN